Proteins found in one Ctenopharyngodon idella isolate HZGC_01 chromosome 16, HZGC01, whole genome shotgun sequence genomic segment:
- the slc4a7 gene encoding sodium bicarbonate cotransporter 3 isoform X4 codes for MQDFWGDVVNLRTTRGATKFSGNDEEAVVDQGKTSSTIHTNFEKEELESHRAVYVGVHVPLGRQSRRRHRHRGHKHHRKRKDRGSEREDGRESPSYDTPSQRVQFILGTEDDDEEHIPHDLFTELDELSFRDGNAYEWKETARWLKFEEDVEDGGERWSKPYVATLSLHSLFELRSCILNGTVMLDMRANTIEEIADMVLDNMVASEQLDESLREKVRDAMMKRHHHQNEKKLSNRIPLVRSFADIGKKHSDPHLLERNGEGLSASRLSLLRRTYSTSTPPSSRRPSRESRGSRSSIILNLFLPSVNSSPAATPNGSPSATPQNTPPTAHRASSSLRSPGPSQQGPELLVARGEREDIPEVMVFPPEEEEEEPQSRSFATKDEKVVHDPARLAQLLPLPQSGLLASPQSAPGSLENSKHSESRMNGAGGSRENSTVDFSKESQSPFHCSCSSLGRGSKRPTVDMNFMKKIPPGAEASNVLVGEVDFLERPIIAFIRLSPAVLLTGLTEVPVPTRFLFLLLGPFGKGGQYHEIGRSIATLMTDEIFHDVAYKAKDRNDLLSGIDEFLDQVTVLPPGEWDPTIRIEPPKSVPSQEKRKMPSMPNGSAPLSEIINEEEHHTGPELKRTGRIFGGLVLDVKRKAPFYWSDVKDAFSLQCLASILFLYCACMSPVITFGGLLGEATKNNISAIESLFGASLTGVAFSLFAGQPLTILGSTGPVLVFEKILFKFCSEYGLSYLPLRTSIGLWTAFLCLVLVATDASSLVCYITRFTEEAFAALICIIFIYEALEKLFQLGEMYPFNMHDNLDNLTFYTCQCSPPANTTDEMVQSWNQSGFTPETIDWSELNVKDCRILHGEFVGPACGHNGPYIPDVLFWSVILFFTTFFLSSFLKQFKTKRYFPTKVRSSISDFAVFLTIMIMVLVDYLVGVPSPKLHVPDTFEPTSKNRGWLISPLGDNPTWTLIAAAIPALLCTILIFMDQQITAVIINRKEHKLKKGCGYHLDLLVVAVMLGVCSVMGLPWFVAATVLSISHVNSLKVESECSAPGEQPKFLGIREQRVTGFMIFVLMGLSVFMTSILKFIPMPVLYGVFLYMGVSSLRGIQFFDRIKLFGMPAKHQPDLIYLRYVPLWKVHIFTIVQLTCLVLLWVIKASAAAVVFPMMVLALVFVRKLLDFCFTKRELSWLDDLMPESKKKKEDDKKKKAKEEAQRMMEAGGGIEIPYDGDHLEIPVKTLKVRSDSVASGTSYEEDTSGVVGLLSTHRPACVLVPA; via the exons GTCACAGGGCAGTTTATGTGGGCGTACATGTCCCTTTAGGAAGACAAAGCAGACGTAGACATCGCCACCGTGGTCACAAGCACCATCGGAAAAGGAAGGACAGAGGGTCTGAGCGAGAGGACGGGCGAGAATCACCATCATACG ACACTCCCTCACAGAGGGTCCAGTTTATTCTCGGCACtgaggatgatgatgaggagCATATTCCTCATGACCTCTTCACTGAGCTCGACGAGCTGTCTTTCCGTGATGGAAACGCTTACGAGTGGAAAGAGACAGCCAG GTGGTTGAAGTTTGAAGAGGATGTAGAGGATGGAGGAGAACGCTGGAGCAAGCCCTATGTCGCCACGCTTTCCCTGCACAGCCTGTTTGAGTTACGGAGCTGCATTCTCAATGGCACTGTCATGCTGGACATGAGAGCAAACACCATTGAGGAGATAGCAG ACATGGTATTGGACAACATGGTGGCGTCTGAGCAGCTGGATGAGAGTTTGAGGGAGAAGGTGCGGGACGCCATGATGAAGAGACATCACCACCAGAATGAGAAGAAGCTCAGCAATCGCATCCCACTTGTACGCTCCTTCGCCGACATAGGCAAGAAACATTCAGACCCGCACTTGCTTGAGAGGAATG GGGAGGGTCTCTCTGCTTCCCGTCTGTCCCTCCTTAGACGTACCTACTCCACCTCCACTCCCCCCAGCTCGCGCCGTCCCTCCAGAGAGTCCCGCGGTTCCCGTTCCTCCATCATTCTCAACCTCTTTCTGCCCAGCGTCAACTCCTCCCCTGCCGCCACCCCCAACGGCTCCCCTTCCGCCACCCCTCAAAACACACCCCCTACCGCCCACCGCGCTTCATCATCTCTCCGCTCCCCAGGACCCTCTCAGCAGGGGCCCGAGCTGCTGGTGGCacggggagagagagaggacatTCCAGAGGTCATGGTGTTCCCGcctgaagaggaggaggaggaaccGCAGTCACGGTCTTTCGCCACTAAGGATGAGAAGGTGGTTCATGACCCGGCCAGGCTGGCACAGCTATTGCCCCTACCGCAGTCAG GTCTCCTTGCATCCCCCCAGTCGGCCCCGGGAAGCCTGGAGAACAGCAAGCACAGTGAAAGCCGTATGAATGGCGCTGGTGGCAGCCGGGAAAACAGCACTGTGGACTTTAGCAAG GAGAGCCAATCCCCTTTTCACTGTAGTTGCAGCTCTCTGGGAAGGGGCAGCAAAAGGCCTACA GTGGACATGAATTTCATGAAGAAAATTCCTCCAGGCGCTGAGGCTTCAAATGTTTTGGTGGGGGAAGTTGATTTCCTTGAGCGTCCAATCATTGCCTTCATCCGTCTCTCACCTGCTGTTCTTCTCACTGGACTGACCGAAGTTCCCGTTCCAACAAG GTTTCTCTTCTTGCTGCTGGGGCCTTTCGGTAAAGGGGGCCAATACCACGAGATTGGCAGGTCTATAGCTACTTTAATGACAGATGAG ATCTTTCATGATGTAGCGTACAAAGCCAAAGACAGGAATGACCTTCTGTCCGGCATAGATGAGTTCTTGGACCAGGTGACAGTGCTGCCTCCAGGAGAATGGGACCCCACGATACGAATCGAGCCTCCAAAGAGCGTTCCATCTCAG GAGAAGAGGAAGATGCCTTCCATGCCTAATGGCTCTGCTCCACTATCAGAGATTATCAATGAAGAGGAACACCACACGGGACCTGAACTCAAGAGGACAGGACG GATATTCGGGGGTCTGGTGCTAGATGTGAAGCGGAAAGCTCCGTTTTACTGGAGCGATGTGAAGGACGCTTTCAGCCTGCAGTGTTTAGCTTCTATTCTTTTCCTCTATTGCGCCTGCATGTCCCCCGTCATCACCTTCGGAGGCCTTCTGGGGGAAGCCACCAAAAACAACATA agTGCCATTGAGTCTCTGTTTGGAGCTTCACTGACCGGTGTGGCCTTCTCTCTGTTTGCTGGTCAGCCTCTCACTATCCTGGGCAGCACTGGGCCAGTTCTAGTTTTTGAGAAAATTCTTTTTAAGTTCTGCAG TGAATACGGTCTGTCCTACCTCCCTCTGCGCACTAGCATTGGCCTTTGGACAGCCTTCTTGTGCCTTGTGCTGGTTGCCACAGATGCCAGCTCTCTGGTGTGCTATATAACGAGATTCACAGAGGAAGCCTTCGCTGCTCTCATCTGCATCATTTTTATCTATGAGGCCTTGGAGAAACTCTTCCAACTGGGGGAGATGTACCCTTTCAACATGCATGACAATTTGGACAACCTCACATTTTACAC atgTCAGTGTTCACCTCCAGCCAATACCACAGATGAGATGGTACAGTCATGGAATCAGTCAGGGTTTACTCCAGAGACCATTGACTGGAGTGAGCTTAATGTGAAA GATTGCAGGATACTCCATGGCGAGTTTGTGGGTCCTGCTTGTGGACATAATGGCCCGTACATCCCTGATGTATTGTTCTGGTCTGTCATTCTCTTCTTCACCACTTTCTTCCTGTCATCCTTCCTCAAGCAGTTCAAGACCAAGCGATATTTCCCCACTAAG GTCCGCTCTTCCATCAGTGACTTTGCAGTTTTTCTAACCATCATGATTATGGTCTTGGTTGATTACTTGGTGGGCGTCCCCTCTCCTAAACTACATGTCCCAGATACCTTTGAG CCAACTTCTAAGAATCGAGGCTGGCTGATCTCACCTCTGGGTGATAACCCCACATGGACGTTGATCGCAGCAGCCATCCCTGCCCTGCTGTGCACCATCCTCATCTTCATGGATCAGCAGATCACCGCTGTCATCATCAACCGTAAAGAACACAAGCTCAAG AAAGGCTGTGGGTATCATCTTGACCTTTTGGTGGTGGCTGTGATGCTCGGAGTGTGTTCTGTGATGGGCTTGCCCTGGTTCGTCGCTGCCACTgtcctctccatctctcacgTCAACAGCCTGAAGGTGGAGTCGGAGTGTTCAGCCCCGGGAGAGCAGCCAAAGTTCCTGGGTATCCGTGAGCAGAGGGTTACCGGGTTCATGATCTTTGTGCTTATGGGTCTCTCTGTCTTTATGACATCTATTCTAAAG TTTATACCAATGCCCGTGTTGTATGGAGTGTTCCTCTACATGGGTGTGTCCTCACTCAGAGGCATACAG TTCTTTGACCGTATTAAACTGTTTGGGATGCCTGCAaagcaccagcctgacctgaTCTACCTGAGATACGTGCCGCTGTGGAAGGTTCATATATTCACAATAGTTCAGCTCACCTGCCTGGTGCTGCTTTGGGTCATCAAAGCGTCTGCTGCTGCGGTGGTCTTCCCTATGATG GTTCTTGCTCTGGTATTTGTGCGGAAGCTTCTAGATTTCTGCTTTACGAAGAGGGAGCTTAGCTGGTTGGATGACCTAATGCCAGAAAGCAAGAAGAAAAAGGAAgatgacaaaaagaaaaaagcaaaagAG GAAGCACAGCGCATGATGGAGGCAGGAGGAGGAATAGAGATCCCTTATGATGGTGATCACCTGGAAATCCCTGTGAAGACCCTTAAAGTCAG ATCTGACAGTGTAGCCTCCGGCACCTCATACGAGGAAGACACGAGCGGAGTGGTTGGTCTTTTGTCTACACACAGACCTGCTTGTGTTCTGGTTCCTGCATAA
- the slc4a7 gene encoding sodium bicarbonate cotransporter 3 isoform X9 produces MQDFWGDVVNLRTTRGATKFSGNDEEAVVDQGKTSSTIHTNFEKEELESHRAVYVGVHVPLGRQSRRRHRHRGHKHHRKRKDRGSEREDGRESPSYDTPSQRVQFILGTEDDDEEHIPHDLFTELDELSFRDGNAYEWKETARWLKFEEDVEDGGERWSKPYVATLSLHSLFELRSCILNGTVMLDMRANTIEEIADMVLDNMVASEQLDESLREKVRDAMMKRHHHQNEKKLSNRIPLVRSFADIGKKHSDPHLLERNGLLASPQSAPGSLENSKHSESRMNGAGGSRENSTVDFSKVDMNFMKKIPPGAEASNVLVGEVDFLERPIIAFIRLSPAVLLTGLTEVPVPTRFLFLLLGPFGKGGQYHEIGRSIATLMTDEIFHDVAYKAKDRNDLLSGIDEFLDQVTVLPPGEWDPTIRIEPPKSVPSQEKRKMPSMPNGSAPLSEIINEEEHHTGPELKRTGRIFGGLVLDVKRKAPFYWSDVKDAFSLQCLASILFLYCACMSPVITFGGLLGEATKNNISAIESLFGASLTGVAFSLFAGQPLTILGSTGPVLVFEKILFKFCSEYGLSYLPLRTSIGLWTAFLCLVLVATDASSLVCYITRFTEEAFAALICIIFIYEALEKLFQLGEMYPFNMHDNLDNLTFYTCQCSPPANTTDEMVQSWNQSGFTPETIDWSELNVKDCRILHGEFVGPACGHNGPYIPDVLFWSVILFFTTFFLSSFLKQFKTKRYFPTKVRSSISDFAVFLTIMIMVLVDYLVGVPSPKLHVPDTFEPTSKNRGWLISPLGDNPTWTLIAAAIPALLCTILIFMDQQITAVIINRKEHKLKKGCGYHLDLLVVAVMLGVCSVMGLPWFVAATVLSISHVNSLKVESECSAPGEQPKFLGIREQRVTGFMIFVLMGLSVFMTSILKFIPMPVLYGVFLYMGVSSLRGIQFFDRIKLFGMPAKHQPDLIYLRYVPLWKVHIFTIVQLTCLVLLWVIKASAAAVVFPMMVLALVFVRKLLDFCFTKRELSWLDDLMPESKKKKEDDKKKKAKEEAQRMMEAGGGIEIPYDGDHLEIPVKTLKVSDEKTASIKINVEDEHGDKCVDAETSI; encoded by the exons GTCACAGGGCAGTTTATGTGGGCGTACATGTCCCTTTAGGAAGACAAAGCAGACGTAGACATCGCCACCGTGGTCACAAGCACCATCGGAAAAGGAAGGACAGAGGGTCTGAGCGAGAGGACGGGCGAGAATCACCATCATACG ACACTCCCTCACAGAGGGTCCAGTTTATTCTCGGCACtgaggatgatgatgaggagCATATTCCTCATGACCTCTTCACTGAGCTCGACGAGCTGTCTTTCCGTGATGGAAACGCTTACGAGTGGAAAGAGACAGCCAG GTGGTTGAAGTTTGAAGAGGATGTAGAGGATGGAGGAGAACGCTGGAGCAAGCCCTATGTCGCCACGCTTTCCCTGCACAGCCTGTTTGAGTTACGGAGCTGCATTCTCAATGGCACTGTCATGCTGGACATGAGAGCAAACACCATTGAGGAGATAGCAG ACATGGTATTGGACAACATGGTGGCGTCTGAGCAGCTGGATGAGAGTTTGAGGGAGAAGGTGCGGGACGCCATGATGAAGAGACATCACCACCAGAATGAGAAGAAGCTCAGCAATCGCATCCCACTTGTACGCTCCTTCGCCGACATAGGCAAGAAACATTCAGACCCGCACTTGCTTGAGAGGAATG GTCTCCTTGCATCCCCCCAGTCGGCCCCGGGAAGCCTGGAGAACAGCAAGCACAGTGAAAGCCGTATGAATGGCGCTGGTGGCAGCCGGGAAAACAGCACTGTGGACTTTAGCAAG GTGGACATGAATTTCATGAAGAAAATTCCTCCAGGCGCTGAGGCTTCAAATGTTTTGGTGGGGGAAGTTGATTTCCTTGAGCGTCCAATCATTGCCTTCATCCGTCTCTCACCTGCTGTTCTTCTCACTGGACTGACCGAAGTTCCCGTTCCAACAAG GTTTCTCTTCTTGCTGCTGGGGCCTTTCGGTAAAGGGGGCCAATACCACGAGATTGGCAGGTCTATAGCTACTTTAATGACAGATGAG ATCTTTCATGATGTAGCGTACAAAGCCAAAGACAGGAATGACCTTCTGTCCGGCATAGATGAGTTCTTGGACCAGGTGACAGTGCTGCCTCCAGGAGAATGGGACCCCACGATACGAATCGAGCCTCCAAAGAGCGTTCCATCTCAG GAGAAGAGGAAGATGCCTTCCATGCCTAATGGCTCTGCTCCACTATCAGAGATTATCAATGAAGAGGAACACCACACGGGACCTGAACTCAAGAGGACAGGACG GATATTCGGGGGTCTGGTGCTAGATGTGAAGCGGAAAGCTCCGTTTTACTGGAGCGATGTGAAGGACGCTTTCAGCCTGCAGTGTTTAGCTTCTATTCTTTTCCTCTATTGCGCCTGCATGTCCCCCGTCATCACCTTCGGAGGCCTTCTGGGGGAAGCCACCAAAAACAACATA agTGCCATTGAGTCTCTGTTTGGAGCTTCACTGACCGGTGTGGCCTTCTCTCTGTTTGCTGGTCAGCCTCTCACTATCCTGGGCAGCACTGGGCCAGTTCTAGTTTTTGAGAAAATTCTTTTTAAGTTCTGCAG TGAATACGGTCTGTCCTACCTCCCTCTGCGCACTAGCATTGGCCTTTGGACAGCCTTCTTGTGCCTTGTGCTGGTTGCCACAGATGCCAGCTCTCTGGTGTGCTATATAACGAGATTCACAGAGGAAGCCTTCGCTGCTCTCATCTGCATCATTTTTATCTATGAGGCCTTGGAGAAACTCTTCCAACTGGGGGAGATGTACCCTTTCAACATGCATGACAATTTGGACAACCTCACATTTTACAC atgTCAGTGTTCACCTCCAGCCAATACCACAGATGAGATGGTACAGTCATGGAATCAGTCAGGGTTTACTCCAGAGACCATTGACTGGAGTGAGCTTAATGTGAAA GATTGCAGGATACTCCATGGCGAGTTTGTGGGTCCTGCTTGTGGACATAATGGCCCGTACATCCCTGATGTATTGTTCTGGTCTGTCATTCTCTTCTTCACCACTTTCTTCCTGTCATCCTTCCTCAAGCAGTTCAAGACCAAGCGATATTTCCCCACTAAG GTCCGCTCTTCCATCAGTGACTTTGCAGTTTTTCTAACCATCATGATTATGGTCTTGGTTGATTACTTGGTGGGCGTCCCCTCTCCTAAACTACATGTCCCAGATACCTTTGAG CCAACTTCTAAGAATCGAGGCTGGCTGATCTCACCTCTGGGTGATAACCCCACATGGACGTTGATCGCAGCAGCCATCCCTGCCCTGCTGTGCACCATCCTCATCTTCATGGATCAGCAGATCACCGCTGTCATCATCAACCGTAAAGAACACAAGCTCAAG AAAGGCTGTGGGTATCATCTTGACCTTTTGGTGGTGGCTGTGATGCTCGGAGTGTGTTCTGTGATGGGCTTGCCCTGGTTCGTCGCTGCCACTgtcctctccatctctcacgTCAACAGCCTGAAGGTGGAGTCGGAGTGTTCAGCCCCGGGAGAGCAGCCAAAGTTCCTGGGTATCCGTGAGCAGAGGGTTACCGGGTTCATGATCTTTGTGCTTATGGGTCTCTCTGTCTTTATGACATCTATTCTAAAG TTTATACCAATGCCCGTGTTGTATGGAGTGTTCCTCTACATGGGTGTGTCCTCACTCAGAGGCATACAG TTCTTTGACCGTATTAAACTGTTTGGGATGCCTGCAaagcaccagcctgacctgaTCTACCTGAGATACGTGCCGCTGTGGAAGGTTCATATATTCACAATAGTTCAGCTCACCTGCCTGGTGCTGCTTTGGGTCATCAAAGCGTCTGCTGCTGCGGTGGTCTTCCCTATGATG GTTCTTGCTCTGGTATTTGTGCGGAAGCTTCTAGATTTCTGCTTTACGAAGAGGGAGCTTAGCTGGTTGGATGACCTAATGCCAGAAAGCAAGAAGAAAAAGGAAgatgacaaaaagaaaaaagcaaaagAG GAAGCACAGCGCATGATGGAGGCAGGAGGAGGAATAGAGATCCCTTATGATGGTGATCACCTGGAAATCCCTGTGAAGACCCTTAAAGTCAG
- the slc4a7 gene encoding sodium bicarbonate cotransporter 3 isoform X8 yields the protein MQDFWGDVVNLRTTRGATKFSGNDEEAVVDQGKTSSTIHTNFEKEELESHRAVYVGVHVPLGRQSRRRHRHRGHKHHRKRKDRGSEREDGRESPSYDTPSQRVQFILGTEDDDEEHIPHDLFTELDELSFRDGNAYEWKETARWLKFEEDVEDGGERWSKPYVATLSLHSLFELRSCILNGTVMLDMRANTIEEIADMVLDNMVASEQLDESLREKVRDAMMKRHHHQNEKKLSNRIPLVRSFADIGKKHSDPHLLERNGLLASPQSAPGSLENSKHSESRMNGAGGSRENSTVDFSKVDMNFMKKIPPGAEASNVLVGEVDFLERPIIAFIRLSPAVLLTGLTEVPVPTRFLFLLLGPFGKGGQYHEIGRSIATLMTDEIFHDVAYKAKDRNDLLSGIDEFLDQVTVLPPGEWDPTIRIEPPKSVPSQEKRKMPSMPNGSAPLSEIINEEEHHTGPELKRTGRIFGGLVLDVKRKAPFYWSDVKDAFSLQCLASILFLYCACMSPVITFGGLLGEATKNNISAIESLFGASLTGVAFSLFAGQPLTILGSTGPVLVFEKILFKFCSEYGLSYLPLRTSIGLWTAFLCLVLVATDASSLVCYITRFTEEAFAALICIIFIYEALEKLFQLGEMYPFNMHDNLDNLTFYTCQCSPPANTTDEMVQSWNQSGFTPETIDWSELNVKDCRILHGEFVGPACGHNGPYIPDVLFWSVILFFTTFFLSSFLKQFKTKRYFPTKVRSSISDFAVFLTIMIMVLVDYLVGVPSPKLHVPDTFEPTSKNRGWLISPLGDNPTWTLIAAAIPALLCTILIFMDQQITAVIINRKEHKLKKGCGYHLDLLVVAVMLGVCSVMGLPWFVAATVLSISHVNSLKVESECSAPGEQPKFLGIREQRVTGFMIFVLMGLSVFMTSILKFIPMPVLYGVFLYMGVSSLRGIQFFDRIKLFGMPAKHQPDLIYLRYVPLWKVHIFTIVQLTCLVLLWVIKASAAAVVFPMMVLALVFVRKLLDFCFTKRELSWLDDLMPESKKKKEDDKKKKAKEEAQRMMEAGGGIEIPYDGDHLEIPVKTLKVSIDPSVVNISDEMAKTAVWRAVSMSSDSAKVLKPSASDEKTASIKINVEDEHGDKCVDAETSI from the exons GTCACAGGGCAGTTTATGTGGGCGTACATGTCCCTTTAGGAAGACAAAGCAGACGTAGACATCGCCACCGTGGTCACAAGCACCATCGGAAAAGGAAGGACAGAGGGTCTGAGCGAGAGGACGGGCGAGAATCACCATCATACG ACACTCCCTCACAGAGGGTCCAGTTTATTCTCGGCACtgaggatgatgatgaggagCATATTCCTCATGACCTCTTCACTGAGCTCGACGAGCTGTCTTTCCGTGATGGAAACGCTTACGAGTGGAAAGAGACAGCCAG GTGGTTGAAGTTTGAAGAGGATGTAGAGGATGGAGGAGAACGCTGGAGCAAGCCCTATGTCGCCACGCTTTCCCTGCACAGCCTGTTTGAGTTACGGAGCTGCATTCTCAATGGCACTGTCATGCTGGACATGAGAGCAAACACCATTGAGGAGATAGCAG ACATGGTATTGGACAACATGGTGGCGTCTGAGCAGCTGGATGAGAGTTTGAGGGAGAAGGTGCGGGACGCCATGATGAAGAGACATCACCACCAGAATGAGAAGAAGCTCAGCAATCGCATCCCACTTGTACGCTCCTTCGCCGACATAGGCAAGAAACATTCAGACCCGCACTTGCTTGAGAGGAATG GTCTCCTTGCATCCCCCCAGTCGGCCCCGGGAAGCCTGGAGAACAGCAAGCACAGTGAAAGCCGTATGAATGGCGCTGGTGGCAGCCGGGAAAACAGCACTGTGGACTTTAGCAAG GTGGACATGAATTTCATGAAGAAAATTCCTCCAGGCGCTGAGGCTTCAAATGTTTTGGTGGGGGAAGTTGATTTCCTTGAGCGTCCAATCATTGCCTTCATCCGTCTCTCACCTGCTGTTCTTCTCACTGGACTGACCGAAGTTCCCGTTCCAACAAG GTTTCTCTTCTTGCTGCTGGGGCCTTTCGGTAAAGGGGGCCAATACCACGAGATTGGCAGGTCTATAGCTACTTTAATGACAGATGAG ATCTTTCATGATGTAGCGTACAAAGCCAAAGACAGGAATGACCTTCTGTCCGGCATAGATGAGTTCTTGGACCAGGTGACAGTGCTGCCTCCAGGAGAATGGGACCCCACGATACGAATCGAGCCTCCAAAGAGCGTTCCATCTCAG GAGAAGAGGAAGATGCCTTCCATGCCTAATGGCTCTGCTCCACTATCAGAGATTATCAATGAAGAGGAACACCACACGGGACCTGAACTCAAGAGGACAGGACG GATATTCGGGGGTCTGGTGCTAGATGTGAAGCGGAAAGCTCCGTTTTACTGGAGCGATGTGAAGGACGCTTTCAGCCTGCAGTGTTTAGCTTCTATTCTTTTCCTCTATTGCGCCTGCATGTCCCCCGTCATCACCTTCGGAGGCCTTCTGGGGGAAGCCACCAAAAACAACATA agTGCCATTGAGTCTCTGTTTGGAGCTTCACTGACCGGTGTGGCCTTCTCTCTGTTTGCTGGTCAGCCTCTCACTATCCTGGGCAGCACTGGGCCAGTTCTAGTTTTTGAGAAAATTCTTTTTAAGTTCTGCAG TGAATACGGTCTGTCCTACCTCCCTCTGCGCACTAGCATTGGCCTTTGGACAGCCTTCTTGTGCCTTGTGCTGGTTGCCACAGATGCCAGCTCTCTGGTGTGCTATATAACGAGATTCACAGAGGAAGCCTTCGCTGCTCTCATCTGCATCATTTTTATCTATGAGGCCTTGGAGAAACTCTTCCAACTGGGGGAGATGTACCCTTTCAACATGCATGACAATTTGGACAACCTCACATTTTACAC atgTCAGTGTTCACCTCCAGCCAATACCACAGATGAGATGGTACAGTCATGGAATCAGTCAGGGTTTACTCCAGAGACCATTGACTGGAGTGAGCTTAATGTGAAA GATTGCAGGATACTCCATGGCGAGTTTGTGGGTCCTGCTTGTGGACATAATGGCCCGTACATCCCTGATGTATTGTTCTGGTCTGTCATTCTCTTCTTCACCACTTTCTTCCTGTCATCCTTCCTCAAGCAGTTCAAGACCAAGCGATATTTCCCCACTAAG GTCCGCTCTTCCATCAGTGACTTTGCAGTTTTTCTAACCATCATGATTATGGTCTTGGTTGATTACTTGGTGGGCGTCCCCTCTCCTAAACTACATGTCCCAGATACCTTTGAG CCAACTTCTAAGAATCGAGGCTGGCTGATCTCACCTCTGGGTGATAACCCCACATGGACGTTGATCGCAGCAGCCATCCCTGCCCTGCTGTGCACCATCCTCATCTTCATGGATCAGCAGATCACCGCTGTCATCATCAACCGTAAAGAACACAAGCTCAAG AAAGGCTGTGGGTATCATCTTGACCTTTTGGTGGTGGCTGTGATGCTCGGAGTGTGTTCTGTGATGGGCTTGCCCTGGTTCGTCGCTGCCACTgtcctctccatctctcacgTCAACAGCCTGAAGGTGGAGTCGGAGTGTTCAGCCCCGGGAGAGCAGCCAAAGTTCCTGGGTATCCGTGAGCAGAGGGTTACCGGGTTCATGATCTTTGTGCTTATGGGTCTCTCTGTCTTTATGACATCTATTCTAAAG TTTATACCAATGCCCGTGTTGTATGGAGTGTTCCTCTACATGGGTGTGTCCTCACTCAGAGGCATACAG TTCTTTGACCGTATTAAACTGTTTGGGATGCCTGCAaagcaccagcctgacctgaTCTACCTGAGATACGTGCCGCTGTGGAAGGTTCATATATTCACAATAGTTCAGCTCACCTGCCTGGTGCTGCTTTGGGTCATCAAAGCGTCTGCTGCTGCGGTGGTCTTCCCTATGATG GTTCTTGCTCTGGTATTTGTGCGGAAGCTTCTAGATTTCTGCTTTACGAAGAGGGAGCTTAGCTGGTTGGATGACCTAATGCCAGAAAGCAAGAAGAAAAAGGAAgatgacaaaaagaaaaaagcaaaagAG GAAGCACAGCGCATGATGGAGGCAGGAGGAGGAATAGAGATCCCTTATGATGGTGATCACCTGGAAATCCCTGTGAAGACCCTTAAAGTCAG